The segment CCTTTTTTCTGGTATATGGCTTTTTATCCTCATTGATCCATACAAGGCCCACATCATCGGGCAGTTCTTCAGGTAGAATGAGCCCTTTTGGACAAGCAAAGTAAAATCTATGGCATAAATCCTTATACAACGGCCATTTCTCGTCATTCATGAAATCCGCTCGAGAAACCTTTATCTCATAACCTGTCAAACATGGTTTAGTCCAGCTCTTCTTAATTGCCAAGGCATCCATGATTGCAAGTTCTTTTCCCATCCAAGTTGAGCCGTTTTTCACTTCAGTAAGAAAGAAATCCTGACTGTGTTTCTGACTTAACACATGCTTCACTTCACTGGCAGTAATTTTCACTTTGAACCTCCTTATGACGACACAATACAAAGTTTGTTACCTTGCTTTTTTCATCCGAGCCAACTTTTGTGAAACCGCATGTCCCGTTCTCCCCGTCATGACCGCCACCTGGTAAACCCTCAGTTTGCCATCCAAGCATCCTTTCAAAAGTTCAAGTTCTTCAGGTTTCCATTTCACTTTTGTATTCTTTTGACCAACTGTTATCCTTGCCGACTGATAGGCTACGACCGCCGCATCATCACCACAGGAAGGGCAGTAAACCGTTCGCCTGCCCCTCCACTTGGCTGCTCCGTAGATGCCGAAGGAGATAACACAGTCTTCGCATATAAAGCTTTTTGTTTGATTAGTAGCCATTTGACTCTTCCATGACTTGTTCAGCAACGGCAACCGCCACCGCCGCGACATGTATTAATTCTTTGTATAGGTCATTGGCATCTGATGATTTCGCCCAACCCTTTTCCGCTTGGGCATGGCCTGGGCAACTTCGCCAACTTCTTCTACCAAGATGGTCAACCACGTCCCATAGTCATGCCGCTGTAAGCCCCATTTGCTATCCTGCCGATCACGTTCCTGTTTCACATCGGCTAAAATGGATTGCTGATTCATCTCGTCACCCACTTTTTATAAATTCCAAACTGCCCATGCTAGAACATCCCGTTAGCATCTTTCGTTATATCAATCGCCAGGAATGCTGCCCTGCGCCATTCATACATTAATTCTTCAAATGATAAGGTGTAAATTGACCGGCCTGTTTCCGTAGTCAGGACTTCTAGCCTTTCCAATTCCTTAATGGCCGTCATCCGCTTGGCTTCGATTACAGTTTCATAAAGCAGTCCCATTAGCCCACCTTTTCCGCGCGTTTTCTCATCTTTAGCAGCGCCCTGTTAATAATTCGTGATACCTGAACCTGGCTAATTCCGTATTTTTGACCGATTTCATTTTGAGTAAGTCTTTCAGAAAAAGCACATTTTAAAAAAGCCATCTCTCTTTCTGTTAATACAGCGGTAATATCCATTAGAAATGCATTATCGATGAAATCATATCTGTCATATTGCGGTAGAAAGTTGAAAGTTGATAATTTATCATCCTCATCGTGGGTTCGGTCGAGACTAACGGTCTCCCCTTTCCGCTTCTTGGCATTATGAAAACGGATGACCCTCCTAACCTCGAGCTCCATTACATGAGCATAAAGAGTAGAAAACTTGGCTTTTTCGGGGTTGTAGACCCGGACCGACTTTATTAATGCTTCCATTCCTGCATCGTGAATAGCTTCGTAGCCGTACCCCCAACATTTTTTAAACCAGTAGGCAATTTGGTTATAAGCTAGGGGAAAGTTGGCTTCCATTAGTTCTACCTGTTCAGGAGTCAACTTCTTCACAAGTCATACCCTCGCTTTCAGCTGCTGACGGAGGGCTTTGTTGTCTATTGCCAGATGCAAGTTTTCCATGAGCACGTCTTCAAAAAATGTCTGTCGCTTTTTCAATTCCATGACTCGCTTTATTAACTGGTCATTCCTTCTTTCGAGGTATGTTTTTTCTCCTTCCAACCGGCGAATCTCTTTCACTAGATACTTTTGCAAGTCAGCTGTTTCTTCAAGCGCCATCAGCTTCCAGTCATACCCTTCCGCTGAGTCGATGCTTTCACCATATTTCTGCATACCTTTTTCATCCTGGCTGTCGATTATTTTTGAAAACTCCTCGATGACTGTTTGTGACGTAACAGGCCGAATTTTTATCTTTTTTGCCTGCTCGATTAGCCAGTCTATATCTAGCAATTTCATAATCACGCGTTTCCTGTTTGCGATAATTGCATCAAGTTTGTTCATATTTTCCGCCCCTTATAAGCTAAAATCGTCAATGGCTTCGTCCATTAGGTCCTGATTAATGCCAATGTATCTCAGCGTGATGGATGGACTGCTGTGGTTAAATATCTCCTGCAGCAAAGCTACATCTTTCTTTTTTTGATAAAAGTGATAACCGAATGTTTTTCTTAATGTGTGAGTGCCAATTTCCGACAGACCCACTAACATTGCCGCATCATTTAGGATTGTCCATGCATGGCAGCGGCCAATAGGCTTATCTCGTCTCAAAGACTTAAAAAGATAGTCTTCATCATCCATGCCTGCCACGTAAGCAGCGATATGTTTCCTCAACTCATTATTAATTTTGAACCGTTTAGACTTACTGATTTTCTTCTCGGTAATGATGATATGGGTTTTGTCTTTTACTTGCTTTACCTGTAACGGCAGCAGGTCGCTGATCCTCAGGCCTACGTTGATACCCATGACGAATAGAAAGGCATTTCGCTTGCTATGATCGGCAAGTACTCTTTTCATTTCTTCTAGTTTTTTTAAGTCTCTTATAGGCTGGACAGTCTTCATTGCCCTCCCCCTATTCCAACTCCCTAATAAAAACTTCTATTTTTGGCGTTTTACCATAAAGCTTAGTTGCGGTTACTTTAGCCACCTGGTTATCATCCTTCCAGATGATTCCGTTAAGAGAATCAAAAACCCCTTTGACTAAATTGTCAGCATCCGGCTTTTTTATGTGATAGATACCAGCGGCCGCTGCCCTTCTCTTTTTGCTCCAACTGGCCGGGATTGGCATATGAAAAGTAATTGTTACTTCAATTGGGCCATCGGTGAAAAAGGTTCCCTTAGCTCCATTTTTAACGTGTAGTTTAATAAAATCCTTGTAACCAAGATATTTAAGCGCTGACCGGCTCGTAAACTTACCGCGCTGGGTCATCCTTACAGCACCCATTGGCTCAATCGGTATTGATAAGTTAATCCCCATCTACAGACACTCCCATTAATCCGTTTTTGCGATTTCTTATTTTCCCTTGTCTCGCAATATGGATTAAGGCAAGGAGTATTTCGTCGGGATCTTTCCTGTTAAGCCGCTTTGTTATCCTTAAGGGATGGACTCCTTTTTTCCAAAGGTCCGTAATTAAATCAAGCTCCCACTGGTCAAATGTAAAGTCCTCGATGTCATCAAGTATGACCACCCTATTTTGGCGTGGCTCCCCAAGATAAGACAGAAGATGGTTAGCACTCATCCAAAAACAGGCTCCTTTTCAGCAGCTTCCAAGCGGTCCAAGAAAGTCTTAATATCCGACATATCTTTTTCAACAGGAAGGACGCAATTTGGACAAGGTTCATACTTAACCGCATATGTCCCGATAAGGTGGATCACTTGGGAATCTCCGCATAAACCGCACATTCGCACTCCCCCTTAAATCATCTTTTTCTTCCGGTAATCTTCGGTAAATAAATCTATGAATTTTGTATTCTCATACATTCGGCTGAACGCCCGTTGTCCGACAACTTCCGCCAGGGCTACATCGTCAAAGTTTGTCGTCCAGACCGAGGCTTTTCCCTGCCTGGCATTAATCAGCTTGGTCCATTCCGTCACGCTCCAGCTGACTTCACCAATCTTCCGAGTCTCGAGACCGACATCCTCAATGACAACCAAATCAAAATCCGTATACTCTTTGTAAAGCATCTCGTTATGACGCTCGTGTCCGAATGTCGCTTTGATAAGGTCAAAGAGGTCCGCTGAATCGATGTAGGCTACACTAAGTCCGGTCTCCCTTGCTGTCTTGGCGATGGTTTTGGCTAAATGTGACTTGCCGGTACCAGTTGAACCCATTAACAGGCAATTGATGGATAGGTTCCCTTTGAGCATTTCCTTGATGTAGTCCTTGGCTTTTGCCAAAGCCAGGTTTGTAACCCGATCAAGAGGTTCATAGTTTTTTGTGCCTGAATTATCACCGACCGCCAGCCGATACCATTTTTCCAAAAGAGCCGCTTTTCGCTTGTCTATTAATTCATCCGTAACTTCTTTGGATTGTTGACCGCTTAAACAAACGGTGCATATCTCCGAAACCCGGTGACTAGCGGGGTTTCCATTTAAGTCATAAGTCCAAGCTAAAATATTGGGTTGCTCACATGTTGAGCAGTTTTCCTTTATCGCCTGGACATTCTCTGCTTTGTCTTTCAGTGCCGGTTTTACCTTAAATAGCAAGTCCTCCGCTTTCTTGATTCCAATCAAATCCATAAGGTGGATAAAAGCGTTTTGCATATCAGAACCTCCTAATAAGGCAAATCGTCATCCGGTATGGATGAATTGCTTTTGTAAGATTGTGCTTGGCGCCGCTTGCTTTCTTCTCCTTGTTCAAACAGAGACTTTTTACCGCCTTTTTGATTCCTAAACTCCACATCAAGTGCTTCAATGTCCGATAACGTTTTGACATTTTTAGAAGCCCATCTGCGCAATATTCCCTCAGCATAACTCCACTGCTTTTGTTGATTAAGGGCCCTTTGCATAGCTTCAATTACAATTAGGCCGGATAGATCATCAGTCCACTTCTGAATACTTTCTGCTATATAAGGAGAAAGGGACCCGAAATTTTGTTGATAAAAATCAGCAGCCACCACTTCTTTTTCTTGTTGTTGTTCTTGTTCTTCTTCTTGTTCTTCTTCTTGTTCTTCTTGTTCTTCCCCCCACTGTATGGTATGGCTATTGATAGGGTATCCATACTGTTTGCATAGGTTATAAAAAAGTGATACAAACGTCTGGCTTTTTATTGTTTCAAGCTCTTTTTCCACACAAGCAATCACTTTAGGGCTTTTAATTGCGTTGTACTTTATCCAGTTAAGCAAGATAACTTCTCGAAAAGCTTCGTCATAGCGTATCTTGTCGTATTCAATAAATCTTTTTAAGAGCTTATCAACCGTTTCGCGGTTATAACCTGTCTCCGTTTCAATAATCCTCTTTGGAAGCTCATATATACCGCATTGTGATGTTTTGCTGTTAGTCATTAAATAAATGTAAAAATATTTTTCCTCAGGGGTTAAATCAAGCACAAATCCGTCCTGCCAAAAATCAACGTGGACTTGGCGGTATCTTGCCATTTTTTCACTTCCTCTGATTAATGCTTGTCCATCCGTGGTATAATGGACTATGGATGTTTTTTAGGGTCTGACGTTCCCGCGTCAGGCTTTTTTCTGTTCTAAAAACTTATTAATAAAATATATCTGACCTTTGCCGGTTACCTTCGGAGTACGTGTGGTTTTCGCAGATCCATCCGGATTATGGATGGTCCTCTTTTTAATTTCAAAAAGATTCATTTCCATTGCGGATTGGGTAGGCAAATTGAACAATTCTCCGCGCTTGCGAATAAGAAAACCATTATCTCTAAGCCACTGGAAGAGTCGGTTTTGACCAATGCTGATGCCATTTTGTTTAAGTAGCTTCGCCAACTCGCCAATTAGGATTGATGATTTGGATGTTTCCAAAGCTTCAGCAAAGAGTACTTTTGGCTTTTGTTCAGTCAACTGAACTTGAAGCGCTTTCACCTGCCTATCCGCAAACTCCAGCGCTCGCTTCATAACCATTTCTGGACTGTTCCACATTCTTTCCAAATGTATGAAATACTGACGGGCCTGTTTACCTTTTTCCGAGCGCTGGAGCATAGCGATTTCCTTGGCCATATCCAACTTTATATGGTGATCAACTGTCTCTTGTAAGCCGCCAGGGGTAGGACACTTTTGGGTCATCCTTATAAAATCTGCATTCTCTTCGAATCCATATTCAGCCATCCTCGAGAACCATTTTCTATAATCCGTTTTTACTTCCAAGAAGTTATGAATCACTCTACCGCTGACAATAATCTCGCCATTGTCATTTTGTGTAGTGGTTATCAACTCTTGCACGACATCTCCTCCTAATCTATAAATCCCGTAATAGCACCAATACCGACAAAAGTGATGATGAATATCGAGCAAATAACAAATGTCGCAAGTATTCCTATTTGTTTCACCTCCTTAAAGTGACAGTGTTTTTCTACAGCGTTTTTTAGCAGTTTTTTCAGACAGCGTTTGCTCCGGGATAATCCGGCAGACGACAACATTTTTCGCAAGCTGGGCCAAAAAAGGAAGCCGGTTAAGGCTTAAATAGCGGTTGAGTCCGCTATGCATTTATCAAGGAATTCTTTAGCTTCTGCATATGTGCTGTAGCCAGCATATTTTCTATTAGGGTTATCTACTTTAAATTCACTCTTAAAAATCCGTTCCCCACCATTTTCTTCACTGCGGTCTATACGAATTTCAAGCGTGTCAACATGCCCTGCATAATGGATGAAAACATCATAATCTGAAATTTCCTCAACAAGTAAAGCCAGCCCGATTAGTTCCCGCACTTCTTTTTTCATTTCCTGTACCCAGCCTCCTCTATTTGGTTAAAAAGCAAGGCTTTATAACACATCAAACGGCTGTGGCGATGCTTATGTCTTGCTGGCCTAACTTTTGATGGATGAATGGATCCGTAATCAGCGACTTTTCTGGTATAAAAAGCGATTCGGCGGTCAAGCACCTTTTTCACTTTTGTTCCTCC is part of the Bacillus sp. B-jedd genome and harbors:
- a CDS encoding sigma-70 family RNA polymerase sigma factor — encoded protein: MKKLTPEQVELMEANFPLAYNQIAYWFKKCWGYGYEAIHDAGMEALIKSVRVYNPEKAKFSTLYAHVMELEVRRVIRFHNAKKRKGETVSLDRTHDEDDKLSTFNFLPQYDRYDFIDNAFLMDITAVLTEREMAFLKCAFSERLTQNEIGQKYGISQVQVSRIINRALLKMRKRAEKVG
- a CDS encoding site-specific integrase, which codes for MKTVQPIRDLKKLEEMKRVLADHSKRNAFLFVMGINVGLRISDLLPLQVKQVKDKTHIIITEKKISKSKRFKINNELRKHIAAYVAGMDDEDYLFKSLRRDKPIGRCHAWTILNDAAMLVGLSEIGTHTLRKTFGYHFYQKKKDVALLQEIFNHSSPSITLRYIGINQDLMDEAIDDFSL
- a CDS encoding RusA family crossover junction endodeoxyribonuclease, with translation MGINLSIPIEPMGAVRMTQRGKFTSRSALKYLGYKDFIKLHVKNGAKGTFFTDGPIEVTITFHMPIPASWSKKRRAAAAGIYHIKKPDADNLVKGVFDSLNGIIWKDDNQVAKVTATKLYGKTPKIEVFIRELE
- a CDS encoding ATP-binding protein, producing MQNAFIHLMDLIGIKKAEDLLFKVKPALKDKAENVQAIKENCSTCEQPNILAWTYDLNGNPASHRVSEICTVCLSGQQSKEVTDELIDKRKAALLEKWYRLAVGDNSGTKNYEPLDRVTNLALAKAKDYIKEMLKGNLSINCLLMGSTGTGKSHLAKTIAKTARETGLSVAYIDSADLFDLIKATFGHERHNEMLYKEYTDFDLVVIEDVGLETRKIGEVSWSVTEWTKLINARQGKASVWTTNFDDVALAEVVGQRAFSRMYENTKFIDLFTEDYRKKKMI
- a CDS encoding DnaD domain-containing protein, whose translation is MARYRQVHVDFWQDGFVLDLTPEEKYFYIYLMTNSKTSQCGIYELPKRIIETETGYNRETVDKLLKRFIEYDKIRYDEAFREVILLNWIKYNAIKSPKVIACVEKELETIKSQTFVSLFYNLCKQYGYPINSHTIQWGEEQEEQEEEQEEEQEQQQEKEVVAADFYQQNFGSLSPYIAESIQKWTDDLSGLIVIEAMQRALNQQKQWSYAEGILRRWASKNVKTLSDIEALDVEFRNQKGGKKSLFEQGEESKRRQAQSYKSNSSIPDDDLPY
- a CDS encoding phage antirepressor KilAC domain-containing protein: MQELITTTQNDNGEIIVSGRVIHNFLEVKTDYRKWFSRMAEYGFEENADFIRMTQKCPTPGGLQETVDHHIKLDMAKEIAMLQRSEKGKQARQYFIHLERMWNSPEMVMKRALEFADRQVKALQVQLTEQKPKVLFAEALETSKSSILIGELAKLLKQNGISIGQNRLFQWLRDNGFLIRKRGELFNLPTQSAMEMNLFEIKKRTIHNPDGSAKTTRTPKVTGKGQIYFINKFLEQKKA